The Bacteroides fragilis NCTC 9343 genome includes the window CAGATTAAGAAAATGGGTAATCTGAAAGAGCTCGCTTCAATGATTCCGGGTGTGGGCAAGGCCATCAAAGATATCGATATCGACGACAATGCTTTCAAAAGCATCGAAGCCATCATCTACTCCATGACTCCGGAGGAACGCAGCAATCCGGGCATCCTGAACGGTTCGCGCCGTACACGTATCGCCAAAGGTAGCGGTACGACTATCCAGGAGGTGAACCGTCTGCTGAAACAGTTTGACCAGACTCGCAAAATGATGAAGATGGTGACCAGCAGCAAGATGGGCAAGATGATGCCGAAGATGAAATAAGACTGCACTTTTCTTCCCGAAAGCTTGACTTTGGCTTCGGGATGATGTATCTTTGTCTATGTAATCATTCAATAAATTCAATTAGAATGCAATAGAAGGAGGAAGCCGCTGTTTCCTCCTTTTTTTATGTACCTACCGGAGTAAGAAACCATAACCCGCCGCTTGAAGTCCCGGAGACGGTTGCTCCACTCCCGAATACCGGCTGCATTGCAGTCAGATGCTTACTGCATTTCAGTAAAACCCCGGCTCTACCCGCATCGGATCCCGGCTCTATTCCCAGAAGTTCCTCTTTGCCTTCGGAACTCCTCCCCACCCTGTTAATAATCTATAAAGCTACTCTTGACAAAAAACAGGGGATGGTAAATGATATTACTTTTGCCTGATACCATAAAAGCATTGAATCAATGAAACACATTCTCTTCACTCTGGCGCTTGCTTCCATAGCCGGGATAGCCAACGCACAACACAATGGGCACTCCTATACGGTAGAAGGTTTGATAAACGATTCTACCCTGAACGGACAGACACTCTATATCAGCCGTTATGACGACGGAATGAAAGTGGATAGCACGCAAGTGACCAACGGGCAATTTAAATTCACCGGAAAAGCGGACATCCCCTGTTTTTGCCGCATCGATGCGGGGAGAGAGTATGCCAACTTCATCCTCGAAGGGGGCAACATCCAGGTCAATGTACTGACTCACAATGACCCGAAGGGAACGCCAATGAATGAGGAGTATACCCACATATCTGATAAGACATCCGAGCTGGTCACAGAGTTGAGAAAAAGACATGCGGCCATCGAACAGCAAACAGAAGACAAATCGGAACAACTCCGGCTTAAAAAAGAATACGCCGATACTTACTGGCATCCGACTTATACCCGACTATACAAAGACATGTTTATGAAGAACCCGGACAATGCACTCGGAGAGTTTGCCATCAGAGAGCTTGCCATGTGCGCTTTGCCCGAAGAGATGGACACCATATTTGCGGCTTCCGGCCCCTGGTTGAAGTCACTGAGCGTATATCACCGCATCGAAAAGCAGTTTCAAGGCATGAAAGCGACGGCAGTAGGACAAAAGTTTACCGACTTCAGCGGTAAGACCATAGACGGCGCCGCAAGCTCTTTATCCGATTTTGTGGGCAAAGGTCAATACACTTTGGTAGATTTCTGGGCAAGCTGGTGTGGCCCCTGCCGTTCCGAATCGCCTCATATAGCCGAACTCTACAACACATACAAAGACAAAGGACTGACTGTTCTGGGAGTAGCAGTCTGGGACAAACCGGAAAATACCAAAAAAGCGATCAAGGAACTCAATATCGACTGGCCGCAAATTATCGACACCGGTATGACGCCCATGGATCTGTACGGTGTAAAAGGTATCCCTTTCATCCTCCTCTTCGGACCTGACGGAACCATCATCGCACGTGACCTCAGAGGAGAAGGAATGAAAAATAAAGTAGCCGAAGTACTAAACAATAAATAACTCAATAAACGAATAAGAAATGACACTGATTGATGGAAAAGCCATCTCCGAACAAGTAAAGCAGGAGATTGCAGCCGAAGTGGCAGAAATAGTGGCTCATGGAGGCAAACGCCCTCATCTGGCAGCCATCCTCGTAGGACACGACGGAGGCAGCGAGACATATGTAGCCGCCAAAGTAAAAGCTTGCGAAGTGTGCGGATTCAAGTCGTCACTGATCCGTTACGAAAGTGATGTGACAGAGGACGAGCTGCTTGCCAAAGTACGCGAACTGAATGAAGATGACGATGTAGACGGATTTATCGTACAACTTCCGTTGCCCAAACACATCTCCGAACAAAAAGTGATTGAGACCATCGATTACCGCAAAGATGTGGACGGATTTCACCCGATCAATGTAGGACGCATGTCTATCGGACTGCCTTGCTATGTATCGGCCACTCCGAATGGAATCCTCGAACTGCTGAAACGCTACCGGATAGAGACATCCGGGAAAAAGTGCGTCGTATTGGGACGCAGCAATATTGTTGGCAAACCGATGGCTGCACTGATGATGCAGAAGGCTTATCCGGGAGACGCTACGGTGACCGTATGTCACAGCCGCTCAAAAGATCTGGTGAAAGAGTGCCGGGAAGCCGATATCATTATCGCTGCATTGGGACAACCCAATTTCGTAAAGGCGGAAATGGTGAAAGAAGGTGCCGTGGTCATTGACGTAGGTACCACCCGGGTGCCCGATGCCAGCAAGAAGTCCGGGTTCAAGCTCACAGGAGATGTGAAGTTTGACGAAGTATCCCCGAAGTGTTCGTTCATCACTCCCGTTCCGGGAGGAGTCGGCCCGATGACCATCGTGTCACTGATGAAAAATACATTGCTGGCAGGTAAGAAGGCGATCTATCAATAACCCATTCCTCCGTTTCCCTCTTCATAGAGGGGGAAACGGAGAATTTGCTTTTCAATACCTTAGTATCATGAATACGATATTTAAAACCACAGGCTTGTGCGTCTTTCTCTTCGCATGTACCCCATGGGCTGCCGCACAAAATTCTTCTATCGACTATCCCTCATATCAAAAAAGAAATACCGACGCACTTGAAATCAGCCGGATCGTCCGTAATGACACAGCTACCATTCTGTATATGGATGCTTACTCGCGCCCTAACTATTGGATACGGCTGGCTTCGGAGCTCTCTCTACACGGGGTGCAAAGCGGGAAGAAATACCCTGTCATCCGATCGCAAGGTTTCGAACTGGACAAGCAGGTATACATGCCGGCTTCGGGCAATGTGACGTTTACTCTGCAATTTGCCCCTATCGATCCGCAGGACCGGACGATAGACTTTGTAGAAAGCAACAATGAAGAAGACTTCCGGATCGAGGGAATTTGCCTTGACGCATCTGTCCCCAAAAAGAAAGTACACTGCCACCTGGCCGGCAAAATGGCAAACCGACCACAAACCAGTCGCCTGATACTTATAGAAAGCAACAAGAATACACGCGGTACCCCGTGGATTTCGATACCGGTGCGCAACGGTGTCTTTGAGTACGACTTCTATACCGACCACGAAAAGGCTTACGAGCTTATTTGCTGGGACGACCTGTTAAACGGTTGCTGGTATCCGGTCACTTTCTTTGCAGAAAATGGAACGGTATCTTTCACCATATCTGCCATAGACGCACGCCCACCCTATCGCATAGAGACCCTCAACTCACTGACGACGGCCCTCCGGCTATTTGAAGCGGAAGGGAAGGATAAGTTCAGTTTCGATGAACTCAACGCACGAAGAGA containing:
- the folD gene encoding bifunctional methylenetetrahydrofolate dehydrogenase/methenyltetrahydrofolate cyclohydrolase FolD, giving the protein MTLIDGKAISEQVKQEIAAEVAEIVAHGGKRPHLAAILVGHDGGSETYVAAKVKACEVCGFKSSLIRYESDVTEDELLAKVRELNEDDDVDGFIVQLPLPKHISEQKVIETIDYRKDVDGFHPINVGRMSIGLPCYVSATPNGILELLKRYRIETSGKKCVVLGRSNIVGKPMAALMMQKAYPGDATVTVCHSRSKDLVKECREADIIIAALGQPNFVKAEMVKEGAVVIDVGTTRVPDASKKSGFKLTGDVKFDEVSPKCSFITPVPGGVGPMTIVSLMKNTLLAGKKAIYQ
- a CDS encoding TlpA disulfide reductase family protein, with protein sequence MKHILFTLALASIAGIANAQHNGHSYTVEGLINDSTLNGQTLYISRYDDGMKVDSTQVTNGQFKFTGKADIPCFCRIDAGREYANFILEGGNIQVNVLTHNDPKGTPMNEEYTHISDKTSELVTELRKRHAAIEQQTEDKSEQLRLKKEYADTYWHPTYTRLYKDMFMKNPDNALGEFAIRELAMCALPEEMDTIFAASGPWLKSLSVYHRIEKQFQGMKATAVGQKFTDFSGKTIDGAASSLSDFVGKGQYTLVDFWASWCGPCRSESPHIAELYNTYKDKGLTVLGVAVWDKPENTKKAIKELNIDWPQIIDTGMTPMDLYGVKGIPFILLFGPDGTIIARDLRGEGMKNKVAEVLNNK
- a CDS encoding redoxin domain-containing protein; amino-acid sequence: MNTIFKTTGLCVFLFACTPWAAAQNSSIDYPSYQKRNTDALEISRIVRNDTATILYMDAYSRPNYWIRLASELSLHGVQSGKKYPVIRSQGFELDKQVYMPASGNVTFTLQFAPIDPQDRTIDFVESNNEEDFRIEGICLDASVPKKKVHCHLAGKMANRPQTSRLILIESNKNTRGTPWISIPVRNGVFEYDFYTDHEKAYELICWDDLLNGCWYPVTFFAENGTVSFTISAIDARPPYRIETLNSLTTALRLFEAEGKDKFSFDELNARRDTLEKYGRFESEAMQALWKKFDQVKDNPEERNKLFRERDRLEESGEAFTKEAKALIKEREQLFRKKVIWETEQASQHPSLVGLFILKMKVENARKDEDVTPYLEAFQKVYASRYPEHPYTREMQMFIDNNQPKTGNRFIDFSAPDLNGNMVQLSEQIRGKVALIDLWASWCGPCRTTSKQLIPIYEKYKDRGFTVIGVAREQNSDIRMREAIRKDGYPWLNLIELNDVQQIWSKYRIPNAAGGTFLVNAQGIILAVNPTAEEVERILQKEL